The stretch of DNA ATGCCTGCGCAGAGTTCATAGGTAAAGCCATCTCTGTTTTTGACGTAAATGGAAGGGCGAAACTGTTTGACAAAGACAAAGGAATCTAAATCTTTGTGGTACAACAAAATGGCGACACTATTGTGTGTATCGACGATATCCCAGCGCTTTTCAACGCTATTGTGCAAGTAGTACATACTTTTAGGTTTAATATACTCCGAGCTTACGCACTCTTCGATTTTAAGTACCTCAATCGTATGTTTCATGCTCTAAATCCAACCCTTCTTTTTAAAATAAGCGAGTGGAGTAACCGCAGAGAGAACCATCAAAAAGAGCGAAAAGGCATACCCATAATCCCAACGAAGCTCAGGTAAAATATCGAAGTTCATACCGTAAATACTCGCAATAAGCGTTGGAGGAAGGAAGATAACGTTCATAATGGTAAAGATTTTGATAACTTTATTTTGCTCAATATTCAAAACACCCAAGAAGATATTTTGTAAGTAATCCAGTCTTTCAAAATTGAATTCACTATAGTCAATCAACGACTTAATATCTTTAAGCATGATGACAATGTCATTGCGTAAAGAAGTGTCATATTTGTTTGATTTTATAAAAGAGGTCAAAATGCGCTGTTTATCCATAAGGTTCTCACGGATATTCATATTGAGATCTTCAAAAGAGGAGATTTTTTCCAACATTTCAGCATCATCATTGGTATAGTCTGTAAAGACATGTTTACGCAGACGTGTAATATCTTTAGAAAGCTTTTCAATAACATCGGCATCCGCATCGATTCTGATGTCTAAAAGTTGTGTAAAGATGTAGTAACCGTTTTTAAATTCACGA from Sulfurospirillum arsenophilum NBRC 109478 encodes:
- the corA gene encoding magnesium/cobalt transporter CorA, which encodes MIRCFFKNSNKLEVVTDLSEFDGDEDKKSKVVWLDMLLPTSDEITFVEKTFGIDFPTKQESEEIEISSRYWEEDKKIEINSFFLITDEENAHNETVSFILQDNLLISIRYKELKTFEEFSKRFYYAPREFKNGYYIFTQLLDIRIDADADVIEKLSKDITRLRKHVFTDYTNDDAEMLEKISSFEDLNMNIRENLMDKQRILTSFIKSNKYDTSLRNDIVIMLKDIKSLIDYSEFNFERLDYLQNIFLGVLNIEQNKVIKIFTIMNVIFLPPTLIASIYGMNFDILPELRWDYGYAFSLFLMVLSAVTPLAYFKKKGWI